From Haliaeetus albicilla chromosome 31, bHalAlb1.1, whole genome shotgun sequence, one genomic window encodes:
- the LOC138683204 gene encoding FXYD domain-containing ion transport regulator 3-like produces MAWDTLRVVVVLAVFSLARGNPLNPDATSPFQYDWHRLRVAGLSVAAVLCVIGVIVLLSGKCKCRSKASHRRPPPEMSHLVGPGATSTC; encoded by the exons ATGGCGTGGGACACACTGAGGGTTGTGGTGGTGCTGGCAG TTTTCTCCCTGGCGAGAGGGAACCCTCTCAATCCCG aTGCCACCAGTCCCTTCCAGTATG actGGCACCGCCTGCGCGTGGCGGGGCTGTCGGTGGCCGCCGTCCTCTGTGTCATCGGCGTCATCGTCCTCCTCA GTGGGAAGTGCAAGTGCCGGAGCAAAGCCAG CCACCGCCGTCCCCCTCCGGAGATGTCCCACCTCGTCGGTCCCG GAGCCACCAGCACGTGTTGA